A section of the Telopea speciosissima isolate NSW1024214 ecotype Mountain lineage chromosome 3, Tspe_v1, whole genome shotgun sequence genome encodes:
- the LOC122654192 gene encoding MDIS1-interacting receptor like kinase 2-like, with the protein MDLSNNKLYGEISPNWGNCPNLTSLRMSKNEITGRIPPELGKPSLLQRLDLSSNRLIGEIPKELWKMKVLSSLNLSHNQLSGRLSSEIGKLSRLEYLDLSANNLTGPIPEQLGDCFKMIYLNLGKNKFNGSIPKQMGDLISLQPLMDLSHNQLLGEIPSEIGQLRSLETLNLSHNMLSGYIPSSLKDMLSLTSIDISYNELEGPIPKIKAFEDAPTEAFTNNKALCGNAAKGLPSCNSSIIEKRDSRKKHMFIFYILFSFLSAMILLSIVVGIACLFQRKAKKKIEMGQTERIDQGDLFAICNYDGRVVHENIIEATENFDDKHCIGKGGYGSVYKATLSTGQLVAVKLYPLQEDADMMNTKHFTNEIRALTEIRHRNIVKFYGFCSHARHSFLVYEYLVRGSLAKILGNVERATELDWIKRTNVIKSVANALSYMHHDCSPPMIHRDISSSNILLDSDYEACLSDFGIARLLMSDSSNWTSLAGTYGYLAPEFAYTMRVTEKCDVYSFGVVTIETLMGRHPGELLSSLSASSLSSLESSNAHTMMLKDVLDQRLPPPTTKVYGALISILKMAFTCLNVNPQCRPTMKHVSQELLPYTEFGIFY; encoded by the exons ATGGATCTGAGCAATAACAAATTATATGGTGAGATTTCACCAAATTGGGGAAATTGCCCAAATCTTACAAGTTTACGGATGTCAAAAAATGAGATTACTGGCAGGATTCCTCCAGAGCTTGGGAAGCCATCTCTACTACAACGACTTGACCTTTCTTCCAACCGTTTAATTGGAGAGATTCCAAAGGAATTATGGAAAATGAAGGTTTTGTCAAGCCTGAACTTGAGCCATAACCAGCTTTCAGGTAGGTTGTCATCGGAAATTGGTAAGTTGTCTAGATTAGAGTATCTTGACTTATCAGCCAACAATCTAACTGGACCTATTCCAGAGCAGCTAGGGGACTGCTTCAAAATGATATACCTAAACTTGGGTAAAAACAAGTTTAATGGAAGCATTCCAAAACAAATGGGTGACCTGATTTCACTGCAACCTTTAATGGATCTTAGTCATAATCAACTCTTGGGAGAGATACCATCAGAGATTGGGCAATTGCGTAGTCTGGAAACATTGAATCTCTCACACAATATGCTCTCTGGTTACATTCCCTCATCACTGAAAGACATGTTGAGTTTGACATCCATTGATATATCATACAATGAATTGGAAGGTCCGATTCCCAAAATTAAAGCCTTCGAAGATGCTCCTACAGAGGCTTTCACAAACAATAAAGCATTGTGTGGCAATGCTGCAAAAGGTTTGCCTTCTTGCAATTCTTCAATCATAGAAAAGAGAGATAGTAGAAAGAAGCATATGTTCATCTTCTatatcttattttcttttttgagtgCAATGATTCTATTATCCATAGTTGTAGGAATTGCTTGTCTTTTTCAAAGAAAGgcaaagaaaaagatagaaatggGACAAACGGAAAGAATTGATCAAGGAGATTTATTTGCAATATGTAACTATGATGGTAGAGTTGTGCATGAAAATATCATTGAAGCCACTGAGAACTTTGATGACAAGCATTGCATTGGCAAGGGAGGATATGGAAGTGTTTATAAAGCAACTTTATCAACTGGTCAGTTGGTAGCTGTGAAGCTTTATCCATTACAAGAAGATGCTGACATGATGAACACAAAACATTTTACAAATGAGATTCGTGCATTAACTGAAATACGACACCGAAATATTGTGAAATTTTATGGTTTCTGTTCACATGCGCGAcactcatttttggtttatgagTATTTGGTAAGGGGAAGTTTGGCGAAGATCCTAGGGAATGTGGAGAGGGCAACAGAGTTGGATTGGATCAAGAGAACAAATGTAATTAAAAGTGTGGCCAATGCTTTATcttacatgcatcatgattgCTCACCACCAATGATTCATAGAGATATATCAAGTAGCAATATTTTGTTGGATTCAGATTATGAGGCTTGTTTGTCAGACTTTGGCATAGCAAGGCTTCTAATGTCTGATTCAAGTAATTGGACTTCTCTTGCAGGAACTTATGGCTATCTTGCTCCAG AGTTTGCTTATACAATGAGAGTGACTGAAAAGTGTGATGTGTATAGCTTTGGTGTGGTAACAATAGAAACATTAATGGGAAGACACCCTGGTGAGCTCCTTTCATCTTTATCAGCATCATCATTGTCATCGTTGGAATCATCAAATGCGCATACCATGATGTTGAAAGATGTATTAGACCAACGGCTCCCTCCTCCCACCACTAAAGTATATGGAgcattgatttctattttaaaaatggCATTTACATGCTTGAATGTTAATCCCCAATGTCGGCCTACTATGAAACATGTGTCTCAGGAGCTATTACCTTACACGGAATTTGGCATATTCTATTGA